The following proteins are encoded in a genomic region of Leptospira wolbachii serovar Codice str. CDC:
- the aroB gene encoding 3-dehydroquinate synthase, whose product MKLSEREIIGQGFRYPIELHEDFQGLSEKLNSLPKVSKVYVLTSREIAGIYEKYITKELSSLNVPFSFIYLKPGEKNKHIDRVKKVYNQLIETDADRKAVVIAFGGGVVGDFAGFIAATYQRGVRFVQVPTTLLACVDSSVGGKVAVNVDSGKNMVGAFYQPEFVFAPLFTLSTLPEKEWSCGLAEIAKHAFLDGGDFLDKISKSKRSDFSANSPILRYAIEESVRVKSGIVSQDEKETGLRAVLNLGHTTGHAIESLTQYKKYSHGEAVAVGLVTALLLSRELVGFSESNFQRAITLMKQLELPTRLEEKPDEILKHMEHDKKKEGTSLKFVLLEDFGKPKFGVSVERKNIFEILKRQKGKL is encoded by the coding sequence ATGAAGTTGTCAGAACGTGAAATTATTGGACAAGGGTTTCGTTACCCAATCGAATTACACGAAGACTTCCAAGGCCTATCTGAGAAATTAAATTCGCTTCCCAAAGTTTCCAAGGTCTATGTCCTCACAAGCCGTGAAATTGCAGGAATCTACGAAAAATATATTACAAAAGAACTAAGTTCCCTGAACGTTCCTTTTTCCTTCATTTATTTAAAACCTGGAGAAAAGAACAAACACATTGATCGAGTAAAGAAGGTCTACAACCAACTCATTGAAACAGATGCAGATAGAAAGGCGGTTGTTATCGCTTTTGGTGGGGGGGTTGTTGGAGACTTCGCTGGTTTCATTGCTGCCACCTACCAGAGAGGTGTACGGTTTGTCCAGGTGCCTACAACACTCCTTGCTTGTGTTGACTCCTCTGTAGGAGGAAAGGTCGCAGTCAATGTGGATTCTGGTAAAAATATGGTGGGAGCTTTTTACCAACCAGAGTTTGTATTTGCACCTCTCTTTACTCTTTCGACTTTACCAGAAAAGGAATGGAGTTGTGGTCTTGCGGAAATTGCAAAACACGCATTTCTCGATGGAGGGGATTTTTTAGATAAAATATCTAAATCAAAACGTTCCGATTTTTCAGCAAACTCGCCAATTCTTCGTTATGCGATTGAAGAGTCAGTCCGAGTGAAGTCCGGAATTGTTTCGCAGGACGAAAAAGAAACGGGCCTACGTGCCGTTTTGAATTTGGGACATACCACAGGGCATGCCATTGAATCCTTAACCCAATATAAAAAATACTCTCATGGAGAAGCAGTTGCTGTTGGTCTTGTGACAGCCTTACTGTTGTCACGTGAGCTTGTCGGTTTTTCAGAATCAAATTTTCAAAGAGCAATTACGCTTATGAAACAATTGGAACTTCCGACACGTTTAGAAGAGAAACCAGATGAAATTCTGAAACACATGGAACATGATAAAAAAAAGGAAGGGACTTCCTTAAAATTTGTTTTATTGGAAGACTTCGGAAAACCAAAATTTGGTGTTTCTGTCGAACGAAAGAACATCTTTGAAATTTTAAAACGTCAAAAAGGGAAACTATAG
- a CDS encoding ABC transporter permease has product MGIVSLITIRYIRGSRVLGFLSIKSRLSFIVMAVGVGLLVVVLSIFNGFQKQVKESLWQGGPHITIENSYGSGAIYDYEKVIQHLKADPKLAESFVSVEGNITSHGLIQSNNNFNPIMIRAVPVDSVEKLVENGLPNFPRILQYDRDEIQSINTKKLVVVGKEMSAIYGYGLGREITMAVPGGRFTVERGVQVNVQTFRLVGLFKTGYYNYDSKFVFLSLPQAQEFFKMQGAVNQVAIKVRSLDDLKLTKHRILSRLNEDNWNQKIQDETSWSVRTIAEEQENFLAALRLEKTIISIIVFLFIVLAALGMVATVHSLIRAKRRSIGTLKALGLASNDILLIFTLNAMIVGILSSLVGGMTGIFIATKLEVIINIISEIINGIGGLLNPGDWDPVELVPKDIYYFDHIPVDIDISFIFMVTTAATILSGLAGYFPARMAANLNPVDTIRND; this is encoded by the coding sequence ATGGGAATCGTCTCTTTAATCACAATCCGTTACATCCGAGGGTCCAGAGTTCTGGGTTTCCTCTCTATCAAATCCAGGCTGTCGTTCATTGTTATGGCGGTCGGAGTAGGGCTCCTAGTAGTAGTCCTCTCCATTTTCAACGGATTCCAAAAACAAGTAAAGGAATCACTCTGGCAAGGGGGGCCTCATATCACTATTGAGAACTCTTATGGCTCCGGCGCCATTTATGATTACGAAAAGGTCATCCAACACCTCAAGGCCGACCCGAAACTCGCCGAGTCCTTCGTTTCTGTAGAAGGGAACATCACAAGTCACGGTCTCATCCAAAGTAATAACAACTTCAATCCAATCATGATTCGCGCAGTCCCCGTGGACTCCGTAGAAAAATTGGTGGAGAATGGACTTCCGAACTTTCCTCGGATTTTACAATACGATCGAGACGAAATCCAATCCATCAATACGAAGAAACTCGTAGTTGTGGGAAAAGAAATGAGTGCCATTTACGGATACGGCCTTGGTCGTGAGATCACAATGGCAGTTCCTGGAGGAAGGTTTACTGTCGAACGTGGGGTGCAAGTAAATGTCCAAACCTTTCGTTTGGTTGGACTTTTTAAAACGGGATATTATAACTACGATTCTAAGTTTGTGTTTTTGTCTCTTCCGCAAGCCCAAGAGTTTTTTAAAATGCAAGGTGCTGTGAACCAAGTAGCAATTAAGGTTCGTTCCCTGGATGATTTAAAACTTACTAAACATAGAATCTTATCTCGGTTAAACGAAGACAATTGGAATCAAAAAATTCAGGATGAAACTTCTTGGTCCGTGCGAACCATTGCAGAAGAACAAGAAAATTTTTTGGCAGCACTAAGATTGGAAAAAACAATCATCTCCATTATTGTTTTTCTTTTTATCGTTCTTGCTGCCCTTGGGATGGTGGCCACTGTGCACTCTCTTATCCGTGCTAAACGTAGATCCATCGGAACATTAAAAGCTCTGGGTCTTGCATCCAATGATATCCTACTTATCTTTACATTGAATGCCATGATTGTGGGAATCTTATCATCGCTTGTGGGTGGGATGACGGGAATCTTTATCGCAACAAAATTAGAAGTGATCATCAATATCATTTCTGAGATTATCAATGGGATTGGTGGTTTACTCAATCCAGGTGATTGGGATCCTGTGGAGCTTGTTCCAAAAGATATTTATTATTTTGATCATATTCCTGTAGATATTGATATATCCTTTATCTTTATGGTGACAACGGCTGCAACCATCCTCTCTGGACTTGCTGGTTATTTCCCGGCACGTATGGCAGCGAATCTAAACCCAGTGGATACAATAAGAAATGACTGA
- a CDS encoding mechanosensitive ion channel family protein — translation MGGGSLKEFYLDLNPLTLLRSSGRDVAETMILFGYMVVFAIFSYKITMLLVERIKPAPDAVHEYNRRKVARMGFLLVFGIAYLPIIFSSLSLLPTVLGLAGAGIVISLKEVWLNMVGWFMIMGGNGFKVGDRIEIDNIKGDVVNIGFFKFTLLEIASDPRFEQSTNRLIHFPNYNVVLHRFFIVSETMDFVWDEFRVYLHLHSNWEKAEKICSQILNEELVLAPELVESKIREMSKNYLVRLGKTTPIVYTSLEPEGTILMCLRYLTPIRSKRLNRILISKEILTKFKNENDIHIYSH, via the coding sequence ATGGGTGGAGGAAGCCTAAAAGAATTCTATTTGGATTTGAATCCATTAACCCTGCTACGAAGTTCCGGTCGTGATGTTGCAGAAACTATGATCCTATTTGGATACATGGTGGTTTTTGCTATTTTCTCCTATAAAATCACAATGCTTCTTGTCGAGAGAATCAAACCAGCACCGGATGCCGTTCACGAATACAATCGTAGAAAAGTGGCTCGTATGGGTTTCCTCTTAGTTTTTGGCATTGCCTACCTTCCTATTATTTTTTCTAGTTTATCACTACTGCCTACGGTCCTTGGTCTTGCCGGTGCGGGGATTGTCATTTCGCTGAAAGAAGTTTGGCTGAATATGGTAGGTTGGTTTATGATTATGGGAGGGAATGGTTTTAAGGTTGGTGACCGAATCGAGATCGACAACATCAAAGGAGATGTTGTGAATATCGGTTTTTTTAAATTCACTCTACTGGAAATTGCGTCAGATCCTAGATTTGAACAATCCACCAACAGACTCATTCATTTCCCCAATTATAATGTAGTTTTACATCGTTTTTTTATTGTTTCGGAAACCATGGATTTTGTGTGGGATGAGTTTCGCGTATATTTGCATTTGCATTCCAACTGGGAAAAAGCTGAAAAAATTTGTTCTCAAATTCTGAATGAAGAATTAGTATTAGCACCGGAACTAGTGGAATCAAAAATTCGCGAGATGTCAAAAAATTACCTAGTGAGGCTTGGTAAAACCACTCCCATTGTATATACTTCCTTAGAACCGGAAGGAACGATCTTAATGTGTTTGCGATATTTAACGCCTATTAGGTCAAAGCGTCTTAATCGAATCCTTATCTCCAAAGAAATTCTTACAAAGTTCAAAAATGAAAATGACATCCACATCTACTCCCATTAA
- a CDS encoding ATP--guanido phosphotransferase produces the protein MRFCRFCGAKEIQFRKSGKFGCVHCAQIFNYPKPNRRIKIPENQIQTLESFIKENLSSLTLFSLRTRITRNLKSSLFPFYDPLLDKSKQLLVESGFGSQLYLDTNLPSLHLEENPEPRMGFYLGSEDHIRWEEISFHPYPNRNQTLVQKKEKISIFRFLFQKSHWAELPEIGFVSSCPTNLGAGRRDSILLGLTPEVVSEFFSILQTLSEFGIEFAPSTDYRIRNIGKDRVLVVKISWKNVLAVQKRQFYKILGLLGSY, from the coding sequence ATGCGATTTTGTCGTTTTTGCGGAGCCAAAGAAATTCAGTTTCGTAAAAGCGGCAAGTTCGGCTGTGTCCATTGTGCTCAAATTTTTAACTATCCCAAACCAAACCGCAGAATAAAAATTCCCGAAAACCAAATCCAAACTTTAGAAAGTTTTATAAAAGAGAATTTATCGTCTCTGACTCTTTTTTCACTGCGAACCCGCATCACAAGAAATCTAAAATCGAGTTTGTTTCCTTTTTATGATCCATTGTTAGATAAATCCAAACAATTGTTAGTTGAAAGTGGATTCGGCTCCCAATTGTATTTGGATACAAATTTGCCTTCTTTGCATTTAGAGGAGAATCCAGAACCTAGGATGGGTTTTTATTTGGGATCGGAGGACCATATCCGTTGGGAAGAAATCTCCTTCCATCCATATCCAAATCGAAACCAAACCTTAGTCCAGAAAAAGGAAAAGATTTCTATCTTTCGGTTTTTGTTCCAAAAATCCCATTGGGCAGAGCTTCCAGAGATTGGATTTGTCTCTTCTTGTCCTACGAATTTAGGGGCTGGAAGGAGGGATTCGATCCTGCTCGGACTCACGCCAGAGGTCGTTTCTGAGTTTTTTTCAATTTTACAAACATTGTCTGAATTTGGTATAGAATTTGCTCCATCCACCGATTATAGAATTAGGAACATCGGAAAAGACCGAGTTCTTGTCGTAAAAATCTCGTGGAAGAACGTTTTGGCAGTTCAAAAACGTCAGTTTTACAAAATTCTTGGTTTACTAGGCTCCTATTAA
- a CDS encoding ABC transporter ATP-binding protein — protein MTDMNVKPTVSVRKLEKYYQVVDKKYHIISGLDFEVMPGEIVSVEGASGVGKSTLLNILGAMDSFDDGEVEVCGVSLKNLNEKQRETFRAEKISFIFQQHLLLPDFTALENVMMPLLIARMNPSIAKVQATEILKKVGLGERTGSFPSQLSGGESARVGVARALVGRRQLILADEPTGNLDRDNSRHLMDLIKELQNEFKFSLILVTHDLELASMAHKRNRIVSGQLTPVT, from the coding sequence ATGACTGATATGAATGTAAAACCGACTGTTTCTGTTCGCAAATTAGAAAAATACTACCAGGTTGTAGACAAAAAGTACCATATCATTTCAGGTCTGGATTTTGAAGTGATGCCTGGAGAGATTGTTTCTGTGGAAGGAGCCTCTGGTGTTGGTAAGTCCACTCTCCTCAATATTCTTGGCGCTATGGATTCGTTTGACGACGGTGAGGTGGAAGTTTGCGGGGTTTCCTTAAAGAACCTGAACGAAAAACAAAGAGAAACTTTCCGTGCTGAAAAAATTTCTTTTATCTTCCAACAACATCTTTTATTACCAGACTTTACGGCATTGGAAAATGTGATGATGCCTCTTCTCATTGCAAGGATGAATCCGAGCATCGCTAAAGTCCAAGCTACAGAGATTTTAAAAAAAGTAGGCCTTGGGGAAAGGACTGGAAGTTTCCCTTCCCAACTTTCTGGTGGAGAGAGTGCGAGAGTCGGCGTGGCTCGGGCCCTTGTGGGAAGAAGACAACTGATTTTGGCCGATGAACCCACAGGAAACTTGGACCGAGACAACTCTCGTCATTTGATGGATCTTATCAAAGAACTCCAAAATGAATTTAAGTTTTCTTTGATTCTTGTGACTCATGACTTGGAGCTTGCTTCCATGGCTCATAAACGAAACAGGATTGTATCGGGACAACTAACCCCAGTTACTTGA
- a CDS encoding LIC_10230 family protein: MEKLKKQLPIITPIFIAIVIIHSLFVDYTVQFPDYIAAETSESAMESMKPKVISENGVLNRISYLESFLVELESRELPVDTEQEETKDNIKRVLVGQKLLLGLSLFYLLLTFSTAVSYAFRVWFHKSLAHVFYPVSFLVLAPKVFFQLNLMLQKEVLSYFYFVFLVFTYVITIISYRLILKNKELAEGFQSLQFSSSLEEEGRSPSNTKTGSIFAPVFHVAIIILIGILIGNLIYIPLFLLQKHYVTEFSYFIFFLLGLLSLFYIFNYKKVGGEPNSNNWKNLAVSFAYLQFRFLRNSFWAVFSTILIVLFVTFLFSLLLFNIDLIQNHLGLFGKATEF, encoded by the coding sequence ATGGAAAAATTGAAAAAACAACTCCCTATCATTACACCTATATTCATTGCTATCGTAATCATCCACTCCCTCTTTGTCGATTACACAGTTCAATTCCCAGACTATATCGCAGCAGAGACTTCAGAATCCGCTATGGAATCAATGAAACCAAAAGTAATTTCTGAAAATGGAGTTTTGAACCGAATTTCTTACTTAGAATCTTTTTTAGTAGAGTTGGAATCCAGAGAACTTCCAGTCGATACAGAACAAGAAGAAACCAAGGACAATATCAAACGCGTTTTAGTGGGACAAAAGTTACTGCTTGGGCTTTCTCTATTTTATTTATTGTTAACCTTTTCTACGGCTGTTTCTTATGCTTTTCGAGTTTGGTTTCATAAATCCTTAGCGCACGTTTTTTATCCTGTTTCTTTTCTTGTATTGGCACCAAAAGTTTTTTTTCAACTCAATCTAATGCTACAAAAGGAAGTATTATCCTACTTCTATTTTGTATTTTTAGTTTTCACTTATGTGATCACTATAATTTCTTACCGTTTGATTTTAAAAAATAAAGAATTAGCAGAAGGATTTCAATCCCTACAGTTTTCCTCTTCCCTAGAAGAAGAAGGGAGATCACCCAGTAATACAAAAACGGGATCCATCTTTGCGCCTGTCTTTCATGTGGCCATTATCATCCTTATTGGAATTTTGATAGGAAATTTGATTTACATTCCTCTCTTTCTCTTACAAAAACACTACGTAACTGAGTTTAGTTACTTTATCTTCTTTTTACTTGGGCTTTTATCTCTGTTTTATATCTTTAATTACAAAAAAGTAGGTGGAGAGCCAAACAGTAACAATTGGAAGAACCTGGCCGTTAGTTTTGCTTATCTACAATTTCGTTTTTTAAGAAATAGTTTCTGGGCGGTGTTTAGCACCATTTTGATTGTACTTTTTGTAACGTTTTTGTTTAGTCTTTTACTGTTTAATATCGACTTAATCCAAAACCATTTGGGACTCTTCGGTAAAGCCACCGAATTCTAA
- a CDS encoding toxin-antitoxin system YwqK family antitoxin produces the protein MTSTSTPIKDNSIWIFVSLLLFVLLTGVILGPCKGGTTKHNSIPKEAVYNKKTNYYSLTSEGIYREWYENGNLITEFPVNALGQPDGYSKKLNYLTGITIMEGKFLNGDRDGLWKFYFSDGKIYIEQNYKSGNRKKQLWIQTAELGNETGSFHRYFRSGRLNEKGFFDGGLRTGDWVRYYPDTRVEEKGSYENDKKVGEWFYYYPTGAKEASEVYSDDGELIARSTYYPNGSVWCLVRKGKEPECH, from the coding sequence ATGACATCCACATCTACTCCCATTAAAGATAATTCCATTTGGATCTTTGTATCCTTACTTCTTTTTGTTTTGTTAACCGGCGTAATTTTGGGTCCGTGTAAAGGTGGGACAACAAAACATAACTCAATTCCAAAAGAAGCGGTATACAATAAAAAAACAAACTACTATAGTTTAACTAGTGAAGGCATCTATAGGGAGTGGTATGAAAATGGAAATTTAATCACAGAGTTTCCAGTAAATGCACTCGGTCAGCCAGATGGATACAGCAAAAAATTAAACTATCTTACCGGAATTACTATCATGGAAGGAAAATTTTTAAACGGAGATCGGGATGGTCTTTGGAAATTTTATTTTTCTGATGGAAAGATTTATATTGAACAAAACTACAAATCGGGGAATCGGAAAAAACAACTGTGGATCCAAACTGCTGAACTTGGAAATGAAACGGGATCATTTCATAGATACTTCCGAAGTGGTAGGCTAAACGAAAAAGGTTTCTTTGATGGTGGGCTCCGCACTGGGGACTGGGTGCGTTATTATCCAGATACTAGAGTGGAAGAGAAAGGTAGTTACGAAAACGATAAAAAAGTTGGTGAATGGTTTTATTATTATCCCACTGGTGCGAAAGAAGCCTCCGAAGTTTACTCCGATGACGGAGAGTTGATTGCAAGATCAACCTATTACCCGAATGGGAGTGTATGGTGTTTGGTGCGGAAAGGGAAGGAACCAGAGTGCCACTAG